The Nicotiana tomentosiformis chromosome 2, ASM39032v3, whole genome shotgun sequence genome includes the window aactccaaatcatgtacgggatAATTCTTCtagtggggcttcagctgacgtgaatcatatgcaataactcacccctcctgcatcaatacacaacctaggccaacgtgtgaagcgtcacaatacatatTATACATCTCTGAACCGGAAgtcaacactaacaccggtgctaaagtcaaggcggtcttgagcttctaaaagctcgcctcgCTATCgtcggaccatcagaacggagcacccttctgggtcaatctagtcaaaggtgctgcaagatatgagaaaccctctacaaaccgatgataataacctgctaaccccaagaagctcctgatctcggtcgctgtggtaggacaaggccaactctaaactgcctcgatcttcttaggatctaccttaataccctcgcctgatacaacatgcctcaagaatgccacagaatctaaccaaaacttaaACTTGGAGAACGTATCATATatcttctgttcccgcaaggtctaaagcaccactctcaaacactgctcgtgctcctccatgctacgcaagtagatcaaaatgtcatcaataaagacaatgataAACGAATCAATATACGACCTGAATactcagttcatcaaatccataaatgttgctggggagttagtcaaactgaaggacatcactagaaactcatagtggacatatctagttcggaaagccgtcttcggaacatccgaatcacgaatcttcagctgatgataccccgacctcaagtcaatcttagagaacaccctggcaccctacaactggtcaaacaaatcatcaatacgcgaaaacgggtacttgttcttaatggtaactttgttcaactagcggtaatcaatgcacatctgcatagtcacatctttcttcttcacgattaACACCGGTGCagcccaaggcgacacactcagcCTGGCAAACCCCTTTGCTAAAAACTCCTCAAGCTATACTTTCAAccccttcaactctttcggagccatgttgTACTGTGGAATAGAGATAAGCTGggtacctagagccaaatcaatacagaaattgatatcacgatctggtagCATGCTTGGTAGAtctgaaggaaacacatcggagaactcccggaccacgggCATTGAATCAATCACCGGAGTCTTCATGGTAGTATCCCGAatataagctagataagccaaacaacccttatagaccatgtgtcgagccttcagaaaagagataacctgactagatgcactgatagaagaacccttccactccaatctaggcaactctggcatcgccaaggtaacagtcttggcatggcaatcaaggatggcgtgatatggggataactagtccatgcccaagatgatCTCAATgttggtcatatcaagcaacagaagatccgccctagttttataaccacagaaagtcacaaTATATGACTGGTAGATCCAATCCACAACAACATAATCGCCCattggtgtggacacataaacaggagtgcccaaggactcacaaggaacacctaggaaatgagcaaataaagatgaaacatatgaatatgtagaccctggatcacatagtaccgaagcatctctACCGTAGACAAAAATAATaactgtgatcacgacatctgaggccactgtatctggtctggccagaaaagcatagaacctagctggagcgccacctgatggggctccacctctaggacgacccctacctacCTGCCCTCCGCCTATGGGTGGCCGGACAACTGGTGCGACAGCTGGTggtgtaatcataggctgatgaccctgctatactgccttgccccgaagtctaggacaaaacctcttcatatggccaggatccccgcactcgtaacaacccctcgGGACGGTGGACTGCTGATCCGAAGTCTGACCCTGGTGGCCTGattacccactagaagaaccctgaatagttggtgggcggtaggagctctctggcatggcactgaaatagggccgcactggagcacctcgaggaggtggcaGTGCTGGATATGTAGGCCTGCTAGATTGACCTCTCAtcaactgacctctgcccccagttggggcaccactgaaccctccagaataaAGGAACCGCTTGTCCCTCGgcacctgctctcggctccgctgatgaACACCATtgatcctctgagctatctccacaactagctcgtaagaagtccccatctcaacctctcaggccATAGTGGCCTAGATATCAAAATGCAAAccggcaacaaacctccgcactctctctacaTCAGTGGGATCTATCATAAGCGCATGGCGAGATAACCCAAAAAATCTTGCCTCAtagtcagtcactgacatctgaccctactggagctgctcgaactaaaat containing:
- the LOC138904882 gene encoding uncharacterized protein; translated protein: MITPPAVAPVVRPPIGGGQVGRGRPRGGAPSGGAPARFYAFLARPDTVASDVVITVIIFVYGRDASVLCDPGSTYSYVSSLFAHFLGVPCESLGTPVYVSTPMGDYVVVDWIYQSYIVTFCGYKTRADLLLLDMTNIEIILGMD